The following are from one region of the Prevotella communis genome:
- a CDS encoding TonB-dependent receptor plug domain-containing protein, translated as MKSEIMMMALCLCSTMQAATDPADSVLWNDDPLKLQTVVVTATRTPKSLKDIPVVTRVITGEDIRKADATNIKDMLQQELPGLEFTYSMGQQVLNMGGYDGNNILFLVDGERMAGESMDNIDFSRLNLNSIERIEIVKGAASTLYGSSAMGGVINIITKGPSDTWSANLNTRYEGATKEWRHGGSADFNMGKLNSLTTFQMTRAKALDLGEDSSLPTYGGRSYNVKERLVWQLRHDLSLTGRLGYFFRERESGEVSHERYRDLSDGLKMNWSITPQQHLEVGYSFDQYDKSDLNLLTQKDLRDYSNRQNVARAVYNCQLSIMNSQLTLGADFMNDYLMTYQFAADNNHQSQNSYDAFVQWDYAPTEQWEVIGGLRYDYFSAAAKGMPTWKLAGMWKSGHNSLRASYASGFRAPSLKELYMDFFMGGIFMIYGNPDLKCETNHNLSLSWTNYGSITSNLKYCLTATGYYNFFSNYITTATVVRDGKSGQMYTNIANQQIAGADVNAQLHHHNGFGARVSYAFTRNIVKKGQPDLTAARPHSLTWRADYDHQFTKNYGLYVSLSGRFLSAVNVTEYTSSTLDEMTKTHYDGYAIWKFSLSQRFMKGITLNCAVDNLFNYQPKTYAANSPVTLGTTLTLGLSIDINKML; from the coding sequence ATGAAAAGTGAAATCATGATGATGGCCTTGTGCCTATGTAGCACGATGCAGGCCGCAACCGATCCTGCTGACAGCGTGCTGTGGAACGATGACCCGTTGAAGTTGCAGACCGTTGTGGTCACCGCCACCCGTACACCCAAGTCGCTGAAGGACATCCCTGTGGTGACGCGCGTCATCACGGGCGAGGACATCCGTAAGGCCGATGCCACCAATATCAAGGACATGCTGCAACAGGAGTTGCCAGGACTGGAGTTTACCTATTCTATGGGGCAGCAGGTGCTGAACATGGGTGGCTACGACGGCAATAACATCCTGTTCCTGGTGGATGGCGAACGCATGGCGGGCGAGTCGATGGATAACATCGATTTCTCGCGTCTCAACCTCAACAGTATCGAGCGCATTGAGATTGTCAAGGGTGCCGCCTCTACGCTCTACGGCTCGTCGGCGATGGGTGGCGTCATCAATATCATCACCAAGGGTCCGTCGGACACGTGGAGCGCCAACCTCAACACCCGTTACGAGGGTGCTACCAAGGAGTGGCGCCACGGCGGAAGTGCCGATTTCAACATGGGTAAACTGAACTCGCTCACTACCTTCCAGATGACCCGTGCAAAGGCGCTGGATCTGGGTGAGGACTCGTCGCTGCCCACGTATGGCGGACGCTCGTACAACGTGAAGGAACGCCTTGTCTGGCAACTGCGCCACGACCTGTCGCTGACGGGCCGACTGGGTTATTTCTTCCGCGAGAGGGAGTCGGGCGAGGTGAGTCATGAGCGCTATCGCGACCTCAGCGACGGGTTGAAGATGAACTGGAGTATCACGCCCCAGCAGCACCTAGAGGTGGGCTACAGCTTTGACCAGTATGACAAGTCGGACCTGAACCTTCTGACGCAAAAGGACCTGCGCGACTACTCCAATCGTCAAAACGTGGCACGCGCCGTCTATAATTGTCAATTGTCAATTATGAATTCTCAATTAACTCTGGGTGCCGACTTCATGAACGACTACCTGATGACCTATCAGTTTGCCGCCGATAATAACCACCAGTCGCAAAACAGCTACGACGCCTTTGTGCAATGGGACTATGCCCCCACGGAGCAATGGGAGGTTATCGGCGGACTGCGTTACGACTACTTCTCGGCTGCCGCGAAGGGTATGCCCACGTGGAAACTGGCGGGCATGTGGAAGAGCGGACACAACAGTCTGCGTGCCTCCTACGCCTCTGGCTTCCGTGCCCCCTCGCTCAAGGAACTCTATATGGACTTCTTCATGGGAGGCATCTTCATGATCTATGGTAATCCTGACCTGAAATGCGAGACCAACCATAACCTGTCGCTCTCGTGGACCAACTATGGTTCGATTACCAGCAACCTGAAATACTGCCTGACGGCCACCGGCTATTACAACTTCTTCAGCAACTATATCACCACGGCAACGGTGGTGCGCGACGGGAAGAGTGGACAGATGTATACCAACATTGCCAACCAGCAGATAGCTGGGGCCGACGTCAACGCACAGCTTCATCATCACAACGGCTTTGGCGCCAGGGTGTCGTATGCCTTCACCAGGAATATCGTGAAGAAGGGACAGCCCGACCTTACTGCTGCCCGTCCGCACTCGCTCACGTGGCGTGCCGACTACGACCATCAGTTTACGAAGAACTACGGACTCTACGTGTCGCTCTCAGGCCGGTTTCTCTCGGCTGTCAACGTGACGGAATACACTTCCAGCACGCTCGACGAGATGACCAAGACCCATTACGACGGCTATGCCATCTGGAAGTTCTCGCTCTCGCAGCGCTTCATGAAAGGCATCACGCTCAACTGTGCCGTCGACAACCTGTTTAACTATCAGCCCAAGACCTATGCCGCCAACTCGCCTGTCACGTTGGGTACGACGCTGACGCTTGGCCTTTCTATTGATATCAATAAAATGCTATGA
- a CDS encoding calycin-like domain-containing protein: MKKILISMVAALALLPVFTSCSNDDDNKPEKTAAQSVEANYAGGTYANCKYFQNYQPTENDTVFVKATQTADVATLSYTSATWGEFTFEAVKVTKQNDGSFTLAGEGKTLMPSMKGEPKEYAATFEGTVNDGKLVATFDVPAVMGGTTVLFNPADFKEVFEAAQNKDK, from the coding sequence ATGAAAAAGATTCTGATTTCTATGGTAGCAGCTTTGGCGCTGCTCCCCGTGTTCACCTCGTGTTCTAACGATGACGACAACAAACCTGAGAAGACCGCTGCTCAGAGTGTAGAAGCAAACTATGCAGGTGGCACCTATGCCAACTGCAAGTACTTCCAGAACTATCAGCCCACAGAGAACGATACCGTATTTGTGAAGGCTACTCAGACAGCTGATGTTGCTACGCTGAGCTACACCTCAGCAACCTGGGGCGAGTTTACCTTCGAGGCTGTCAAGGTGACCAAGCAGAACGACGGTTCGTTTACACTCGCTGGTGAGGGTAAGACCCTGATGCCCAGTATGAAGGGTGAGCCTAAGGAGTATGCCGCTACCTTCGAGGGCACCGTCAATGACGGCAAACTGGTGGCTACGTTCGACGTGCCTGCCGTGATGGGTGGCACTACCGTACTGTTCAACCCTGCCGATTTCAAGGAAGTATTCGAAGCTGCTCAGAACAAAGATAAATAA
- a CDS encoding DUF1302 family protein: MRRLFLNALLWVVPVAVGAQDEDSLRVGVKGFVDTYHAVRTEAPNDWMSSRSRVRGEVTLEKGNAGAFVSANLIHNAILKDRSGFQLREAYAYYSDDHWDVRAGRQIITWGVADALRLTDIISPMDYTEFLAQDYDDIRIPVGGLRLRYSREKWSTEAVVIPVSSFFDLPTDVENPWSVGPVPIGEEPKRRLCNMEYGGRLSFFLSGIDFSFSALHTWNKQPVVCNGVGEYRRMTMLGGDVSVPVGKFVIRGEVAEYLDELQSGGARAASTNALLGLDWYAGNDWTLSAQYSHKYVALGEHRNTGLSTLRISKDLLHNTLSLQTFAYIDVTNGGVFNRLSADYALNDQLHAIVGYDYFHADSGMFTVYKKNSELFVKLKYSF, from the coding sequence ATGAGACGGCTGTTTTTGAATGCTTTGTTGTGGGTGGTACCCGTTGCCGTCGGCGCGCAGGATGAGGATTCTCTCCGCGTGGGCGTGAAGGGCTTCGTGGATACGTATCATGCGGTACGCACGGAGGCGCCCAACGACTGGATGTCGTCACGTAGCCGTGTGCGTGGCGAGGTGACGCTGGAAAAGGGAAATGCGGGTGCGTTCGTGTCGGCCAACCTGATTCACAACGCCATCCTGAAGGACCGCTCGGGCTTCCAGTTGCGCGAGGCCTATGCCTACTATTCGGATGACCATTGGGACGTGCGGGCAGGACGGCAGATCATCACCTGGGGCGTGGCGGATGCTTTAAGACTGACGGACATCATCTCGCCGATGGACTATACGGAGTTTTTGGCGCAGGACTACGACGACATCCGCATCCCTGTGGGTGGTTTGCGACTGCGCTACTCGCGTGAGAAATGGAGCACTGAGGCGGTGGTGATACCCGTGAGCTCGTTCTTTGACCTGCCTACGGATGTGGAGAACCCGTGGTCGGTGGGACCCGTTCCTATCGGCGAAGAGCCCAAGCGTCGTTTGTGTAATATGGAGTATGGCGGCCGACTGTCGTTCTTCCTCAGCGGCATCGACTTCTCGTTCTCGGCCCTGCATACGTGGAACAAGCAGCCTGTCGTCTGCAACGGCGTGGGCGAATATCGTCGCATGACGATGTTGGGCGGCGATGTGTCCGTGCCTGTGGGGAAATTCGTGATAAGAGGCGAGGTGGCTGAGTATCTCGACGAACTGCAGAGTGGGGGAGCGCGTGCAGCCTCGACGAACGCCTTGCTTGGCCTCGACTGGTATGCCGGCAACGACTGGACGCTCTCGGCGCAGTATTCGCATAAGTACGTGGCGCTGGGCGAGCACAGAAACACGGGTCTCTCGACCCTCCGCATCTCGAAGGATCTGCTGCACAACACGCTCTCGCTGCAGACCTTCGCCTATATCGACGTGACCAATGGTGGCGTGTTCAATCGCCTGAGTGCCGACTACGCCCTCAACGACCAGTTGCACGCCATCGTGGGCTACGACTATTTCCATGCCGACAGCGGCATGTTTACCGTCTACAAAAAGAACTCAGAATTATTCGTCAAACTAAAATACAGTTTTTAA
- a CDS encoding HmuY family protein, with protein MSIKTPLRLLGIASIVGLFSACDLLENVYDDPAVEKQEGQYYVDATDYAQWVYINLHTPVPTITTSTISLDDLTETGAPQEWDIAHHRYDVKTNGASVMMTPYHSIEALEQAGLPSEGEWTADEESEQCITVDMSHMMEGYLVYAPGHKNTVIGQWVEVDTSNMPPNYTMHDNVMLLRFADGTYAAIQLANFMSTDSYQVKGWMTVNYKYPVIEGKGNSEK; from the coding sequence ATGAGTATCAAAACACCATTACGCTTGCTGGGAATAGCCTCTATCGTGGGACTATTCTCAGCTTGCGATTTGTTGGAGAACGTGTATGACGACCCCGCGGTGGAGAAGCAGGAGGGACAGTACTATGTGGACGCCACCGACTATGCCCAGTGGGTGTACATCAACCTCCACACGCCTGTGCCCACCATCACCACCTCGACCATCAGTCTGGACGACCTCACGGAGACGGGTGCGCCCCAGGAGTGGGACATCGCCCACCACCGCTACGACGTGAAGACCAACGGTGCCAGCGTGATGATGACGCCCTATCACTCGATTGAAGCCCTGGAGCAGGCCGGACTACCCAGCGAGGGTGAGTGGACAGCCGATGAAGAGAGTGAGCAATGCATCACCGTGGATATGTCGCACATGATGGAGGGCTACCTGGTGTATGCCCCTGGTCATAAGAACACGGTGATAGGACAATGGGTGGAGGTGGACACGAGTAACATGCCGCCCAACTACACCATGCACGACAACGTGATGTTGCTGCGCTTTGCCGACGGCACCTACGCCGCCATACAGTTGGCCAACTTTATGAGTACCGACAGCTATCAGGTGAAAGGCTGGATGACGGTGAACTATAAATACCCCGTAATTGAGGGTAAAGGGAATAGTGAAAAGTGA
- a CDS encoding MptD family putative ECF transporter S component produces MEKSNNNFLGILGCAVLYAVTSFACAFLGFLSPWCWIVVFPVLAAMLGAPSYFWATRRWQRLGVATLFALVLAVVLLVMGEIDFTQTLLMVVVGIFSDIVRQSIGTTYKRSILLAYPILPLGILVWLMKLWTASEWYYQGAAEEIGADYAEGLKTLSSSWALFLVIILVLAAGSLAISLASRMGKK; encoded by the coding sequence ATGGAAAAATCAAACAACAACTTTCTTGGCATCCTCGGATGTGCCGTCCTCTATGCCGTAACATCTTTCGCCTGCGCCTTCCTAGGCTTCCTGAGTCCTTGGTGCTGGATCGTCGTATTCCCCGTTCTGGCCGCCATGCTGGGTGCACCCTCGTATTTCTGGGCAACTCGCCGCTGGCAGCGTTTAGGTGTGGCCACCCTCTTTGCGCTGGTCCTCGCCGTCGTCTTGCTCGTGATGGGCGAGATTGACTTCACGCAGACCCTCCTGATGGTGGTTGTGGGTATCTTTTCAGATATAGTACGCCAATCAATCGGCACTACCTACAAGCGCAGTATCCTGTTGGCCTATCCCATCCTGCCCTTGGGTATCCTCGTGTGGCTCATGAAGCTCTGGACTGCCTCCGAATGGTACTATCAGGGCGCTGCCGAAGAGATTGGTGCCGACTATGCCGAGGGCCTCAAAACGCTCTCATCGTCCTGGGCCCTCTTCCTTGTCATCATCCTCGTCCTCGCCGCCGGCTCCCTAGCCATCAGTCTTGCGTCGAGGATGGGGAAGAAATGA
- a CDS encoding outer membrane lipoprotein-sorting protein gives MKKIFIIAVLISIINLQFSICAAQQLSGRDVIQKVKDRADGDTRYGEMELTLKKKNGSTRQRKVTSWAMDEGKDTKKMMFFTYPGDVKGTGFLTWDYDEIGKEDAKWLYLPAMKKTRRISGSSSKTDYFMGTDFTYDDMGQRHVDEDTHKLLREETRNGHKCWVVESVPVDKHEIYSRKVSWIRQDCLIADHVEYYDKLNKLHRVLTIQEVKKIQGFWTVLKMEMKNVQTEHSTTIVVKNTQYDVKVDKALFTVAKLEKGL, from the coding sequence ATGAAAAAGATATTTATTATTGCAGTATTGATTTCAATTATCAATCTTCAATTCTCAATTTGCGCTGCGCAGCAGCTTTCGGGCCGCGATGTGATTCAGAAAGTGAAGGACCGTGCCGACGGCGACACACGCTACGGCGAGATGGAACTGACGCTCAAAAAGAAGAACGGCAGCACGCGCCAGAGGAAGGTGACGTCGTGGGCGATGGACGAGGGTAAGGACACGAAGAAGATGATGTTCTTTACCTATCCGGGCGACGTGAAGGGCACGGGATTCCTCACCTGGGACTACGACGAGATTGGTAAGGAGGATGCGAAATGGCTCTACTTGCCAGCGATGAAGAAAACGCGCCGCATCAGTGGCTCATCGTCGAAGACGGACTATTTTATGGGTACGGACTTTACGTACGACGACATGGGGCAGCGCCACGTGGATGAGGACACACATAAGTTGCTGCGCGAGGAGACAAGAAACGGTCATAAGTGCTGGGTGGTGGAGTCGGTACCTGTCGACAAGCACGAGATCTACAGTCGTAAGGTGTCGTGGATTCGTCAGGATTGTCTGATAGCCGACCATGTGGAGTACTACGACAAGCTCAACAAACTGCACCGTGTGCTCACCATCCAGGAGGTGAAGAAGATTCAGGGCTTCTGGACCGTACTGAAGATGGAGATGAAGAACGTGCAGACGGAGCACAGTACCACCATCGTGGTGAAGAACACACAGTATGACGTGAAGGTGGACAAGGCGCTGTTTACGGTGGCTAAATTGGAGAAAGGCTTATGA
- a CDS encoding cobaltochelatase subunit CobN, producing the protein MKKKYIFLGLLAAVLVFILTACWRTMCSRTDVAFVNYQVITLGEISKANDNSFIRLHVAPLDDIDSWSDYDAVVINGMGLRITEEQRQQIQTLADKGLPILTTAVTNPANNIVSMDEWDADSLKQYLSAGGAKNYRSFLNYLRNEVDGKLFFLDEVEPVEEQEAELFYHLGAPHQGNAPRILITGLMGDATDLIAALEASGDVVYATRDLNTLIKTHAIDSIQPSAIINMAHGRLGDAAVDYLKAQNIPLFSTVNVNRMTEEWENDKQGMQGGFLSQSIITPEIDGMIRPFVLFAIREGKDGLPEAYTIPERLTMFVKAVNKHLALKTISNKDKKVAIVYFKGPGSNALTASGLEVVPSLYNLLVRMREDGYTVKDLPSSAEALDALIQRSGSVFGTYAEGAQAKFLNEGQPQLITKHDFNTWTKALFTKEMHDEMLRVNGQYPGHYLAKDAETLGLPVIRLGNIVLMPQMPAGTGSDSFKMVHGTETVPPYPYIAQYLWLQEGFKADALIHFGTHGSLEYTPGKQVALSQNCWSDRLVGTLPHFYLYTISNVGEAMIAKRRTYASLVSYLTPPFMESNLRGLYGQLSAAIEAYDKAPSDKASLAVKALTIQMGIHRELHLDSIKTKPYTEAEVARIEAFAEELMNEKITSKFYTLGVPYEQDRIQSSVFAMATEPIAYSLLALDKMQHRAAADTEKHPSLFTARYLNPAKALVARLLSRQGEVTETEVCQIAHITTSDLHRAHHIDSILAAPQQMMSMMMTMGTKTHPSPSLKGGKNSPAMKKNKMPGNHSLPAGRAGGGSSMSPKKALAMAKMMGATPEQLKKMKEAMMGKKGTTDKHTDSKMQHMSPAMQAIVDKVAEAGMLSKQDKDFSRAVLEVERTIRNVGNYRTALLTSPAIEITSMLNALRGGYTAPSPGGDVISNPNAVPTGRNLYGINAETCPTEQAWEKGKELAENTIRLYRERHHDSIPRKVSYTLWSSEFIETGGATIAQCLYLLGVEPIRDAFGRVTDIRLIPSKELGRPRIDVVVQTSGQLRDLAASRLFLITRAVEMAAQAEDKEHPNMVAQGVKEAERVLVEKGLSPKEAREVSTHRVFGGVNGNYGTGIQGMTMASDRWENESELAEVYLNNMGAYYGKEDQWEDMRQYAFEAALANTDAVIQPRQSNTWGALSLDHVYEFMGGMNMAVRNVTGKEPDAYLSDYRNRNHARMQEVKEAIGVESRTTLFNPTYIKEKMQGGASDANTFAELVQNTYGWNVMKPEAIDNEMWDGIYDTYVKDQYNLGTRAFFEQKNPAALQEMTAVMMESARKGYWKASDAQLKDIAQLHTELVKKYGASGSQMVSDNQKLQDFIAHKVDATTAKAYQQQISEVRHEQVSNQNSQVLKKEEMSSASTTTTIVNSVAVVAIAVVFIILIALLVRRRRQNMSE; encoded by the coding sequence ATCAAGAAGAAATACATCTTTTTAGGCCTCCTCGCCGCTGTCCTCGTCTTCATCCTGACGGCCTGTTGGCGCACCATGTGCAGTAGGACGGATGTGGCCTTTGTCAACTACCAGGTCATCACGCTGGGCGAGATTTCGAAGGCCAACGACAATAGTTTTATCCGCCTGCATGTGGCACCCCTCGACGATATCGACTCGTGGAGCGACTACGATGCCGTTGTGATTAATGGTATGGGACTGCGCATTACGGAGGAACAGCGCCAGCAGATCCAGACGCTGGCCGATAAGGGATTGCCCATCCTGACCACCGCCGTGACGAACCCTGCGAATAATATCGTGAGCATGGACGAGTGGGATGCTGACTCGCTGAAGCAGTACCTCTCGGCGGGTGGAGCGAAGAACTACCGCAGTTTTCTGAACTACCTGCGCAATGAGGTGGACGGCAAACTCTTCTTCCTCGACGAGGTGGAGCCCGTGGAGGAACAGGAGGCTGAACTCTTCTATCACCTGGGTGCGCCCCATCAGGGCAATGCCCCACGTATCCTTATTACGGGGTTGATGGGCGATGCTACCGACCTGATTGCGGCCCTCGAGGCATCAGGCGATGTGGTGTATGCCACCCGCGACCTGAACACGCTCATCAAGACCCACGCCATCGACAGCATCCAGCCATCTGCCATCATCAACATGGCGCACGGACGACTGGGTGATGCGGCGGTCGACTATCTGAAAGCGCAGAATATCCCCCTGTTCTCTACCGTCAACGTGAACCGCATGACGGAAGAGTGGGAGAATGACAAGCAGGGCATGCAGGGCGGCTTCCTGTCGCAGAGCATCATCACCCCTGAGATAGACGGCATGATTCGTCCCTTCGTACTCTTCGCCATCCGCGAGGGCAAGGACGGACTGCCTGAGGCCTATACCATCCCTGAACGACTCACGATGTTTGTGAAGGCCGTGAACAAGCACCTGGCGCTGAAGACCATCAGTAACAAGGACAAGAAGGTGGCCATCGTCTATTTCAAGGGTCCTGGTTCTAACGCTCTCACGGCTTCAGGACTCGAGGTGGTTCCCTCGCTCTATAATCTCTTGGTCAGGATGCGAGAGGATGGCTATACTGTAAAAGACCTGCCCTCATCGGCCGAGGCACTCGACGCCCTTATCCAGCGCTCTGGCAGCGTGTTTGGCACCTATGCCGAGGGTGCTCAGGCCAAGTTCCTCAACGAGGGACAGCCGCAGCTCATCACCAAGCACGACTTCAACACGTGGACCAAGGCGCTCTTCACCAAGGAGATGCACGACGAGATGCTGCGTGTCAACGGACAGTATCCTGGTCATTACCTGGCGAAGGATGCCGAGACGCTGGGCCTGCCCGTTATTCGTCTGGGAAATATCGTACTGATGCCGCAGATGCCTGCCGGAACGGGTAGCGACTCGTTCAAGATGGTGCACGGCACGGAGACGGTTCCGCCATATCCCTATATCGCCCAGTACCTGTGGCTGCAGGAGGGTTTCAAGGCCGATGCCCTCATCCATTTCGGTACCCACGGCTCATTGGAATATACCCCTGGCAAACAGGTGGCGCTGTCGCAGAACTGCTGGAGCGACCGCCTCGTGGGCACCTTGCCGCATTTCTATCTCTATACCATCAGTAATGTGGGCGAGGCCATGATAGCCAAGCGTCGCACCTATGCCTCGCTGGTGTCGTATCTCACGCCGCCCTTCATGGAGAGCAACCTGCGCGGACTGTATGGTCAGTTGAGTGCTGCCATCGAGGCCTACGACAAGGCTCCCAGCGACAAGGCATCGCTGGCCGTGAAAGCCCTCACTATCCAGATGGGCATTCATCGCGAATTGCACCTCGACAGCATTAAGACCAAACCCTATACCGAGGCTGAGGTAGCCCGCATCGAGGCCTTTGCTGAGGAGTTGATGAACGAGAAGATCACGAGTAAGTTCTATACCCTGGGCGTGCCCTACGAGCAGGACCGCATCCAGTCGTCCGTCTTCGCCATGGCCACAGAGCCCATCGCCTATAGCCTCCTGGCACTCGACAAGATGCAGCATCGTGCCGCAGCCGATACCGAGAAGCATCCCTCGCTCTTCACCGCCCGCTATCTGAATCCCGCCAAGGCGCTGGTAGCCAGACTGCTCAGTCGTCAGGGTGAGGTGACGGAGACCGAGGTCTGTCAGATAGCCCATATCACCACATCCGACCTGCATCGCGCCCACCATATCGACTCTATTCTTGCGGCTCCCCAGCAGATGATGTCGATGATGATGACGATGGGAACAAAGACCCACCCTTCACCCTCCCTGAAGGGAGGGAAAAATAGTCCTGCTATGAAGAAAAACAAGATGCCAGGTAACCACTCCCTCCCTGCAGGGAGGGCAGGGGGAGGGTCTTCTATGAGTCCCAAGAAAGCCCTGGCCATGGCCAAGATGATGGGTGCCACCCCTGAACAGTTGAAGAAGATGAAGGAGGCCATGATGGGCAAGAAAGGCACAACGGACAAGCATACCGACAGCAAGATGCAGCATATGTCGCCCGCCATGCAGGCCATCGTCGACAAGGTGGCTGAGGCTGGTATGCTCTCCAAGCAGGATAAGGACTTTTCCCGTGCCGTACTCGAGGTGGAGCGCACCATTCGCAATGTGGGCAACTACCGCACAGCTCTGCTTACGTCGCCTGCTATCGAGATAACGAGTATGCTCAACGCCCTGCGTGGCGGCTATACGGCGCCCTCACCTGGTGGCGACGTGATCAGTAACCCCAATGCCGTGCCTACGGGGCGCAACCTCTACGGCATCAATGCCGAGACCTGTCCTACGGAACAGGCCTGGGAAAAGGGTAAGGAACTGGCCGAGAATACCATCCGCCTGTATCGTGAGCGCCATCACGACAGCATCCCCCGTAAGGTGAGTTACACGCTGTGGTCCAGCGAGTTCATCGAGACGGGTGGCGCTACCATCGCCCAGTGTCTCTATCTGCTTGGTGTAGAACCCATCCGCGACGCCTTTGGTCGTGTCACGGACATCCGACTGATTCCCTCTAAGGAACTGGGTCGCCCACGTATCGATGTGGTGGTGCAGACCTCAGGACAGTTGCGCGACCTGGCTGCCTCGCGTCTGTTCCTCATCACCCGTGCCGTCGAGATGGCTGCACAGGCTGAGGATAAGGAGCATCCCAACATGGTGGCACAGGGCGTGAAGGAAGCCGAGCGTGTGCTGGTGGAAAAAGGTCTGTCGCCCAAGGAAGCCCGTGAGGTGAGTACCCATCGTGTGTTTGGTGGTGTCAACGGCAACTACGGCACAGGCATCCAGGGCATGACGATGGCCAGCGACCGTTGGGAAAACGAGTCGGAACTGGCTGAGGTCTACCTCAACAATATGGGTGCCTACTATGGTAAGGAAGACCAGTGGGAGGACATGCGCCAGTATGCCTTCGAGGCTGCCCTGGCCAATACCGATGCCGTCATCCAGCCGCGCCAGTCTAACACCTGGGGCGCCCTGTCGCTCGACCACGTCTATGAGTTTATGGGCGGCATGAACATGGCCGTACGCAACGTCACGGGTAAGGAGCCCGATGCCTACCTCTCCGACTATCGCAACCGCAATCATGCCAGGATGCAGGAGGTGAAGGAGGCCATCGGCGTCGAGAGTCGCACCACACTGTTCAACCCCACCTATATCAAGGAGAAGATGCAGGGTGGCGCCAGCGATGCCAACACCTTTGCCGAGTTGGTTCAGAATACCTACGGATGGAACGTGATGAAGCCCGAGGCTATCGACAACGAGATGTGGGACGGCATCTATGATACCTACGTCAAGGACCAGTACAACCTGGGCACGCGCGCCTTCTTCGAACAGAAGAACCCTGCCGCCCTGCAGGAGATGACGGCCGTGATGATGGAGTCGGCCCGCAAGGGCTACTGGAAGGCCAGCGACGCCCAACTCAAGGATATAGCCCAACTGCATACCGAGTTGGTGAAGAAATATGGCGCCAGCGGTTCGCAGATGGTGAGCGACAATCAGAAGTTGCAGGACTTCATCGCCCATAAGGTGGATGCCACAACAGCAAAAGCCTATCAGCAACAGATCAGCGAGGTGCGCCACGAGCAGGTGAGCAATCAGAACAGTCAGGTGCTGAAGAAGGAGGAAATGTCCTCTGCCAGCACCACTACTACGATTGTCAACAGCGTGGCTGTGGTTGCCATCGCCGTAGTCTTTATCATCCTGATAGCGCTGCTGGTGCGTCGCCGTCGTCAAAACATGAGTGAATAG